The Prionailurus viverrinus isolate Anna chromosome B1, UM_Priviv_1.0, whole genome shotgun sequence genome includes the window TTGCTCACATGCTGTTCCAGGCTTCCGAGGTCTACCGTCAGCTCTCAGGTCCCCCACCCAGTCTTTCAGCACCCAggcctggcccagcccagcctgaTGCTCCCactttccccagcccctcccagggaTCCTGGGCCACCTCCGGCCTGGCCAGAGCAGGGGTCTGTGGCTGCCTCCGTAGGTGACCCAGGCAGACCGGTCTCCCAGCCCCAAGCTTCCCCAGCTTTTCTGGGGCTTTGGCTCAGCAAGACCCCAGGGCAGAGAGACTCTTGCCAACCGCCAGCCCTTCTATCCAGATCCATTTCAGGCCTGGACCGGCTTCTACGCATCCCACAGCGGGCTCAAGGGGCTGGCGAGGCGAGTCAGCACACTGCTGTATGCCGGGCAGTCCGTGTCCACTCGCTACGTGTGGCCGGCCCCCCAGCAGCACCTGGGCCTGGACCGGGCCCTGAAGCAGCCGCAGTGGCCCCCTGGGCGGTCTCCGAGGTGACGTCACACGTCTCGGTGACGGTACCAGGTTGCAAACCCCCTGTGCGGTGTGCTGTCCCAACCCCTGGTCACTAGACGTCCACTttccagatgagaacactgaggagGCCTGTGGTCACAGGCAAGTGCACGTGGACGTGGGCCAAGGCAAGGACAGTGACAGTGTTCAGCTGGGGGCTTCAGGAAGCTTTCGGGCCAAATTCACGCAGAGGGTAAAGGGCAAAGCGGAGCCGCTTTGGTGGCCATCAGTCTTGCGTGGATTGCGTCCAGCTCAGCCGTGTGGCCTCAGGCACCTTTGCCCTCGCTGAGCTCAAATTCGTCCCAGTGCAGCGAGAGCACGTGGCCACCCCAGGGTGGGGGCAGTAGAATACGATGGCGGACACGATCTGCCCGGTGCGGCGGCTGCCCCGAGGAAGTTGTCCCACCTTTCTATTTCCACCTGTCCCCCATGTACAGATGGGAATCCTGAGGCCCAAGAAATCCTGTAACTTGTCCTCACCCACCAGAAAAGAGCCACGCTGGCCATGACATCTGCACACTCACCTAAAGGGAGTTGCTGGCAGAATGCGTGCTGGGGGTGAAGTGGATAGAATTTAGAGTCTATCAGAGCAGGCAGGACAAGTGGCTTCACCAGGTGGAGCCTCCGTTTCCCCTCAGGGAAGGTGAGCTGATCCCGTTCCCACCttgggacagagacaggaggGTGCCTGGAGCATTCCAGCAGCTTTTACAGGAAGCCTGGGCGGCAGAGACGAACCTGGGACGGGACCCATCCAGATGTCTGTTTCTTGCCCAAGCCAGGGGACTCAGGCAGTGGGTGTCCACAAGGTCACCAGCCCCTCTGGGACTCAGTCTCCTCTTGTGAGAAGTGGAAGGGACCCTCACCTTCTCCACAGGCACCTGGCGAGAGGGAAGGAGAGCCAGCGCCTGGGAGGTGAGCGGGTGCTCTGGAGAGGCGGGTCCCATCCCATGCTATGGGTGCAGCACCACGATGCCATCCCTGGGACTGAGACGCCCAAGGTGAGGGACACGTACGTGGAGAATCTGAGCGCGGGGATGCACGGCGTGCACAAGCTGATGGCCTCCATCGTCCAGGACAGGACCCCAGCCCACTCAGGTAAACGAGACCCCCGCAGGACGCTTCTGCAGACCTGGGAGGAGGCTGTGACCGTCCCGACCAGAGAGCCCGCGGGGTCACGGAGCGGCACTGGAACACCTGCGTCTCAGTCTTGAACCACCGCCCTTGTGTGCCCCTGAACTTGGCACGTGCCTTGACTGCTCGGAGGCTCCTGTCCTGTCTGCGATGCGTGACCCTTAGACTGATAAGCGGCAACTTGCTTTGGCATCTGCTAAGCACGCATCACGCAGGGTTTAACGTAACGCCTGGAAAGTCCGGAAGCTGGGAACTTCCACTATCCTCACTCACCGTGTAGGGGCACACACAGCAGAAGCAGAGAGGTTGTGGACGGGCTCAGGGTCGCTCAGCCAGGAAGTGCGGAGCAGGGATTGAACCCGCAGCCCCGCGCTGCCCTGATTGCAGAGGATGCAGGGGTCCTCAGGGGCCCGAGCCCAGCCTGGATCCCCAGCGCCCTCTGAAGTTCAGTTTGGGCGCGGATCTCCAGCCTGCTTGAAGGGAGGCTTCTGTGGGTGTAGAGTAACTGGTGATGCCAGTTTGGGACCGAGGAGCTTTCTGGAACCAGGAAGTCCTGGGGGCACCGGCACACGTTGGTCTCCCTTCACGTGCCCGACACGTCCCGTGCACAAggcctgctgcccctcccccagctccacaCATCAGCCAGACCGGGTCACGGTGCGTCCTCACAACTGACCTCACCGCACACctggccgcccccctccccccgtgtcTGTGTGTAGTGCCATCTGACCGTCAGACCGGGGAGGGGCCCCAGGGACCAGACCTGCGGCACACAGGGTCACAGCCCACAGATCACGGGGTTGGTGGGGGAGGCAGTGGCAGCCGAGCTGGAGTCTGGGGTCTGAGTTCCCTGCCAGGTGGGGCCATCCATTCCCATGTCCTCACCAGGGTGGCCTCCCCGAGAAATGAACTGGCAGAGGAGGTCAGGAAAGGTGTCCCAGCCACAGGGAAGAGCCTGGGCAGAGGCGGGGGCTGGGAGGTGTGTGATGTGTTCAGGGATCCGGGAATCATCAGACATGGCCAGAACTGCCCTCGCTGGGAGTAAGGATAGAACAGACGTGGAATCCAGGCCGCATCACTGGGGCTCAAATGCTGGGCTAGGTGATTAGACTGGCCCCGCCAGCCTCCCGAGAATTCTCCAGTCCTTCCCGATACCAAGCACTCAAATTGGGAGCCAGATCTTAGTAGCGGGTCATGTTGGGCAGGTGACTGTATTtcgctgggcctcagtttcctcatcagtcaAGTGGGGCTGTCAGGGAATGATGTGAGAGGAGCACAGGGAACCTCAGCTCTCCAGAGGGACCCTGTGTGTTCCCTTCCAGCCTTCCCTGCCCGGGAACCAGGAACAGAGCCCTGAGCAGAGGATGGGGTGCCGAGTGTAGGAGCCGACTAGCCCACCGGTCCCGATACACAGGTCCCCTGGGAGCTCTCAGGGCTGTGTCTCACCTGCCTCCATTTCCATGTGACAAGGGCACCCAGGTGTGTAGGGTGAGTCAAAGGGCAGCAGGTAAAGCCAGGTCTCTGCGTTTAGACCCAGAACGCGGGGGACACGTTGTCGTGGTCTTCAACCCCTTGGCCTGGACGGTCACCACCATCATTACCCTGACTGTGGACTCCTCCTGGGTCAGCATCACCGATGCGTCAGGCCACCCGGTGCCTGCACAGGTATGGGAGTGACACCAGCTCATGGCGGGCACGTCCAGAAGTGGGAGCAGTTAAAGGAAACGTGTACCGACGGGGTCCTCGCTTCGAGGACATCCCCATGGGAACCCATATCCAGTGAGGGTCCTGGAATCCACCATGGGACAGACACTGGGCCTTGGGCATCAGAAGTGGCCCGAAGTGCCCCCCACTGTCCCCTCCTTGTAGGACCTCCTGGCTGGTCTGACCTGTTTGGGCGGCTTCTCCTCAGCCCCCTCCCTCGGGTGTGCTATTCTCATGTAAATTTCCACCTTTTCTAGGAAAGGCCCTCAGGAGTCTTGAAAGGGGCGCCTCGAGGAGGTGCTGGTGTTCCAGGCTGACCCAGCTGCCTGTGTCTGCACACCCACACACCCGGTGCGCGAGGTCTGTTCTCATCCTTTCCACTGCCTAGAGCTGCAGGGGTGTCCCAGGGTACCCTGCCTGTCCCCCGGGGCCACTGTTTTCCTGGGGATGTGCAGGGGGTGCTGACATCATTCAGCAAACCCTCCGAATGCACATTCTGGTCCAGCTGGGCTGAGTGCTGAGCCCCCTGGGCACGAATGTCATGCTCAGAGCAGGGaacagcaggggtgcctggaaggAAGGGCAGTTGCTGATGCTGGTGCCCGAGGAGTGAGGGACGCCAGGCAGGGAGATGAGGCTGGGGCCGGGTCCTGTCGAGCAGGGAGATGCCTGGAGGGAAGTCAGCTCAGTCCATGAAGGAAAGACCCTGCTGCCTCGTGGGTAGTGAGCACCCAGTCCAGGAGGTATGCAAGCCACAGGTTACGGAGGAGACTGAGGGGTTTTCCAGCCCTGAAACCCACATTGTGTCCTGTCCCACTGGCCTTGCAGGTCCAGAAATCAAGGGAGAAACAACCTACATACGACCTGCATGTGCTGACCACCTTCCGGGCCTCAGTTACCGGCACTACGGCATCAGGAGCACCAAGGGGGCCCAGATGGGCATCCACGAACCAGTTGCCACCATAGTTAGTTCCACCCAGTTTGGGCGCAGGCCGTGGACGTGCACTGGTCCAGGGATCAGGCACCTGTTGCGGGTGAAGAATGACATTACAACACCGTGTTCCTGGACCATGACACCAACCTGATGCACAGCATGTGGAAGAGGTGAGGTGCAGCCATTGCTGGTTCTGAGGCAGAGGCGTGTCCTGGCACCTGAGCTGTCACTCCCCACCTGTCTCTGTCCTCACCTGCTATGGGAACCACCAGAAGGTGGCGAAGGCCCTTCCTGCATTAGCGTCTTGACTTCTGTATTGTCAGATTAGACCAGTACAAGAAAGCCCTTCTTGAACCTTATCATTCCAGGGCTGTCGGTCCCTAACAAAAGTTGAGGACCCACTCAGGggaaatatataatattcacgtcatgcattttcttaaatttaaagcAACATAAATCATCCCATCTGCCCACCAACTGCTAaatcactcatccatccatctcctTACCTCCCGtttacctatccatccatccatgcatacAACATACCTACATATTACATACATACCTACGTActtacatacatacctacatacatacactaTCCCTCTTGTTCATGCATCCATCCAACCACCTACCCGCCCATGCATCCACTAAGCCCCGTATTCATCCATGTATCCACACACAAACCACCCCTCCATCCGCCCATCTGCCCCGCCCACCCACTCACCCTCCCACTCATCTGTATGTTGACCCAACCACGTGTCCATCCATCCACGCCTCCGCCCACTCACTCATCCAGCCAGCCATCTATTTACATGTCCACTCATTCAGCAACTAATTCTGGGCAGCAGAAAAGGCAGGTGACCTCCAGGAAAAGGGCCTCCCAGATGTTTAGAGCCAGCCCTGCCCATACTCAGGCCACATCCAGATAGTTTTCATTCCACCCCACCTGCCTCTGCTAGAACAGCCACTTGCTTTTCTTGAAGTGACCTCCCAACAGCACTGGAAGTGCGGGAGAAGCAGGAGGTCTGGGGGGAGTATCTGGAAGAACGTCAGAGTGAAGGAGcgagaagggaaggggagcacGGCTGTGAGGTGAGTGGTACCTGGGGCTCAGCCCCAAGCCAGCTGTCCACAGCTGTGCACCCACAGAGCAACCAAGCAGTCACTGCATGGCACCGCGTCAGGAGCTCTGCCCTTCGGAGCCTTCTCgagagagcacagagcaggcAGGACGGGCCGACCGCAGCCAGTGTGGGTGGTCAGTGAAGAGCGGGGACAGCAGTGGAGTTTCTGAAGGGATGTTGGGGGCACGCAGCCAAGGCCTGAAGGGAAAGGCCTTGGGGCCAGACTAATGAcaaggattctttctctcctcttcaagGGGCGAATGGGCCCCTTCTTGGatgcctcctcttcctccctgtccATCCCCACCACAGTGGCACAGAAATTCCCGAAATCGGTCAGAAGTAACCACTTCGTCACGTACTGCCTGGTGGCAGGGCCACCTCCTGGTCCCGGTCGTGGTTGTGCCTtagcacacacacagatgtacaATCCATATACATGTCCACACCACATATGCATCTACACAATATACGAGTCTACACCGTATACCCATCTACACCACATACCTATCTACACTAGGTACGCATCTACACCATATACACGTCTACACTATGTATGCATCTACACCATGTACATGTCTACACCATATACGTGTCTATACCATATACCTATCTACACCATGCATGCATCTACACCATATACATGTCTTCACCATATATGTGTCTACACCACATACCCATCTACACCATGTACATGCCTACACCCTATACATGTCTGCACCATACACCTGTCTATATCATATACCCGTCTACACCATATATGCATCTACACCACATACTTGTCTACACCACATACCCGTCTACACCATATACCTGTCTACACCACATATGCATCTATACCACATACCCGTCTACACCATATACCTGTCTACACCATATTCCTGCCTATACCATATACTGGTCTACACCATATATGCATCTACACTACATACCCGTCTACACCATAGACCCATCTACACCATATATGTGTCTACACCATGTCTACAGTGCATGTGGTCTGAGGCCAGTGATGTCAGGAAACCCAGCCTTACGTGACTCAGTGTGAAATGGGTTAATATTCTCTGCCCTCGGGCGTCTGGAGAACTTGATGAGGTAAGGTGAGTGAGGGCGCTGGCTCCTGACACCTGGGCATCTGGGTCAGCAGGACAAAGGCCCCCGCTTGTGCCGGTTGGGGTCCCGCGGAAAGGAGTAGGGTGGGCCCAGCTGGCCGCCTGGAGAGCAGGCACCACCTCCGCGGGAAGCTACCCCTGGGCTTATGCTCTCAGAGCCCTGTTATGTAGCCTCTGTCGCCCTCCAGCTTTGGGTCCCCTCTGGCACACGGGAGGAATCTGAGGCCACTATGGctcggggaggaggggggtgtgtCACGGGCTTTATCTGATGCAAGTGCACGAGCTTCACCGAGCGGCCTCGTGCCTGTCACTTACTCTGCCGAGATCACTCGTGTTCACAGGTCGAGGCTGGCGTCTGCGGAGAGGGCTCTTTAGCCTGCTCCCCGATGGCGAGGTCCGTGCTGGggacacgtgtgcacacacataatACTGTTTCCCCTTTCCCGTCTCTGCAGAGAGAGTAACCACAATGATACGGATCCGCAGCCCATTTCTAATAACTATGCGTCTGCACCCAATGAGACCGCGAAGCGCCCCCGGAAACCAGTGGGAATGCAGATTGTGGCGGGGGAGCTCAGGACCGAGATCCGGCAGTACCCCTCCAGGTGCGCTCGGGCTCCCCCAGGGTCGTGCGAGGTGCGCGTGGGCGGGGCCCTGACGGGATGAGTGTCCATGTTTGCTCCGGTTACCTGCTCTGGGACCCGTGCTTGGCACATGGTCGTTCTCCATGGGAGCTTGATGGAGAAAGGGTTACTCTGCTCCCTGGCCTCCTGGCTCCATCGCACGTGCTGTGTGCCTCGTAGAGGGTGTCCAAGTTCAGAGCTGGGACAGGAACCCACAGGGGCAATGACTCACGCAGGAGGGGAGTCTCGCGTTTTCATGACAGCACAGCGTTTTCATGACAGACCTAAGCCATCCAGGCAGAGCACCCCAGATCCTGCTTATCAAGAACCTGGACCTGGCTCCTCCCATAATAGACCCAGGAGGGcttcctgcccccctgccctagctgcagacaggaaggagggagggaaggtgggatcaaaaccaggcaggaaggaaggaaggaggaaggaaggaaggaaggaaggaaaggagagccACTAGTTCCCAAAGCCTGACCCACAGATTTGGCTTCTGCTCCAGGAGGGTGAGGGACGCGGATCACACATAGGCCATCTACTCCCCACTCACCCACGTCCCACGCAGCCACGGCGGAGAGCTGCTCTGCCGTCGCATCGAGCAGGAGTGCCGGGGGGGCCCCTTGCAGCAGAACCGCGAGGCCATCCTGAGGACCAGCGCCAGTCTACCCAACCGCCGGGTCCTCTCCTCGGACAACAGCGGCTGCCGGATGCAGCGGAGGCACTTCCGAAAATACACGAACAACATGAACGACATCACTCGGGTACGGCCTGCGACGCGGAGCCCACGGGGGGGGTCCCTGACGGCCCTCGTCCGGAGGCCGGAGCGGGGAGCCCGTTAAAGCAGCCCCTTGCAGTGGCAGAGCCCCCTTGCCCCGCTGTGCAGTTAGGGGTGGAGGCCCCGACCCGGGTCACACCTGGCGTCTGGCGCCCCCACATGCAGAGGAATGTCCCCGTCCCcacccgtgcctcagtttcctctcgtGTAAGATGAGCGCCTCATCAGGGGTGGGTCTGAGGATTCCGAGATGATGCCAGTCAAGGCGGAGCGGGGCCTGACCCACGTCAGCTGATCCTCGGAGATCTCTGCCTGGTGGAAGCCGTGAGCCATGGCCCGAAGCCGGACATCAGCTCCCACCACCTTGGCCTCCAGCCCCGTGACCTGGGGCAGGTGACCAGGAGCCCCTCTATGGCTCCCTGCTGACCCGACCTAGGGAACAACCCCCTGGCCAGGGCTGGGCGGGTCAGCGGGAGCAGCCCCTGCGAAGCCGGCGCTGGGGGCCTCCTATGCCTTCAGTCAACGTCACCTCTTTCCCATCCGTGGGGGCCCGTAGGGGTATGTCCTCACCCTGCTCAGCTTGCGAGTTCtggtccctctcctccccttggtAGCTCTTCTCCGCTAGGCAGGGGCTCCGGACCGTCCACGTGGGTCCGCCCAGGACATTTGGCTCCAGGCCGTCACAGAGCAGCGGGGGGATGTGGCCGCTTTCCCGGACCCCACGTGGCCCTTTCTCTCCGTAGCCCCCATCAGCCTCCCGCCCAGTTCGGGCTGGACCCCACACATCCCTCATCGCTCCTGCAGGAGTGTGCGCTCGGGTTTGCACCCTTTGTccaggtggggagactgaggcttgaGTGGGCTGAGTCCCCAGCTCATATGGTCAGGACGCAGCGGAGCCGGTTTGAAGGACAGTCTGTTGGTCTCCACAGTCAGAGCCTCGACCGTACGTCTCCCCGCCCCACGGGGGCTACCGCTGTGCCCGTGCAGGGGGCTCCCTGGGGTGGCCAGACGGGGGCCCCCGACCTCCAGCCTGGCGACGTTTGTGTCCGCAGAATCACTACCCCGTGGTTCAGTCCGCCTTCTTCGAGGACGACAGAAGCGGGCTCGTGCTGCTGTCCCAGCAGGCACGCGGCGACTCCAGCCAAGGGAACGGGCACGTGGAGGTAGGAAGGGGCCCCGCGGCCACCCCCTGGGCAGGAGCAGGTGGAGGCGGGCCTGTCGCTTGCTCTTCCCTCCAGGTCATGCCCCATCGCCGGCTGTGGAACAATTTGGACTGGGGTCTGGATACCAGCCTCCCGCTGAACGACACCTCCATCGTCTTCCCTGTGCTCTGGCCGCTGCTGGGACCCCGGCCCCTCACCACGGGCCTGCTCCAGGGGGGGTGGGCGGGCGCGGCAGCCAGAGCTGAACAGTAAGGGAGTGTTCGTCCCGGAATGAACCTGGgcagacctggggtggggggggggggcaccgtgATGGGGACAACTGTGGGCAGAAGGCAGCTCACGTGACTCTGATCCAAAATCCTTTTAATATGTGGGCAAGAACAgctgggtgactcattcggttgagcgtctgacttcggctcaggtcatgatatcatgatttgtggttcgagcccacgtcaggctctgtgccgacggctcagagcctggagcctgcttctgattgtgtgtctccctctctctctgcccctcccctgcttactctgtgtctcactctctctcaaaaataaacattaaaaaacaatttttttcatatatgggcAAACTGTGGTGCAGAGAGGTTCGGGTTCACTCAAGCTCATGTAGCTGGTGTGAATGGATCTGAGGCTCACTTCAATTCGATCTTCTACCTTTGCCCTGAATGCTTCATTTTCTGCTCTAAcgtctccttttctgtctcaaTATGACATATTTGGCCTGATGCCTTCAGCCCTAGAGGATCAACATTAAAAGACTTGTTCTATCCGATTTCTGGGTATGCCGTCACCAGGTGAGGGCGGCTCTAGTCCCTGGTCTGGTCAGCAAAGCTCATGCATTGCCTCCACTCAGAGCTCTGTAGATTTACAAAAGTTCTGTGCGTCTACTGAAATAACTGATCACGAGAAACAGTAAGTAA containing:
- the MAN2B2 gene encoding LOW QUALITY PROTEIN: epididymis-specific alpha-mannosidase (The sequence of the model RefSeq protein was modified relative to this genomic sequence to represent the inferred CDS: inserted 3 bases in 3 codons; deleted 4 bases in 2 codons; substituted 1 base at 1 genomic stop codon), which translates into the protein MALRHPGRAGGPGQAGVTSKAVLSLQKDTGSCMKPPGSGRVSLGRSPPLVLPRRPPPDLPWRGVHTLVVSLSDRDLKDAMQEAQGVGSMRRLRQCGPRKHDVFREGFSWDGSAVFPESPIIRIYPGTIRPVTRHNIRYYTMALLNNVKERAAWFXTPHVLWPWGCDKQFFNASLQFTNMDPLMEFINSNSASKLGLSVEHATLADYFRAMHTHNVTWNIHDHXDFLPYSSDPFQAWTGFYASHSGLKGLARRVSTLLYAGQSVSTRYVWPAPQQHLGLDRALKQPQGGSHPMLWVQHHDAIPGTETPKVRDTYVENLSAGMHGVHKLMASIVQDRTPAHSDPERGGHVVVVFNPLAWTVTTIITLTVDSSWVSITDASGHPVPAQVQKSREKQPTYDLHVLTTXPGLSYRHYGIRSTKGAQMGIHEPVATIVSSTQFGRRPWTCTGPGIRHLLRVKNDINTVFLDHDTNLMHSMWKRESNHNDTDPQPISNNYASAPNETAKRPRKPVGMQIVAGELRTEIRQYPSRRVRDADHTXAIYSPLTHVPRSHGGELLCRRIEQECRGGPLQQNREAILRTSASLPNRRVLSSDNSGCRMQRRHFRKYTNNMNDITRNHYPVVQSAFFEDDRSGLVLLSQQARGDSSQGNGHVEVMPHRRLWNNLDWGLDTSLPLNDTSIVFPVLWPLLGPRPLTTGLLQGGWAGAAARAEQ